The DNA window CACCTTCTTCGCCATAGGCCTTCTTCAACAATGGCTCTCCTTTTGCCTTGGGAGATCTAAAACTTAGTTTTCTCTTCCTCCATGGCAACAGGCCACGCTTTGAACTCTGTGGCAAAGGTTGTTCAGAGGCTGAAGCAGTTGAATCCTCCATGCTCGAGCAGCCCACATCTGATTTTCGATTACTATAGTAAACTAAATTTTCGTCACCGCCATTGATCTTCATATCAGAGTAATGTGATCCTCCAGCATAATTTGCATAGGCCAGAGTGCCATAACTAAAGGACTTCCTTATGTTAGTATCCTCCTTCCCTTCATCTGTTTCCCCTTCCTCAATGTCATCAAAGGAATCAGAGTCGAACGGGTAGCAAGACTCACCATCCTCACTCTTGGCAGAACACCTCCCCTCACTGCCCTCTTCTTCATGGCAAGCCTTTTTTGCCTTTCGGGTCGACACAAACTCCGTAAAAATCTTTACTTTCCTGAGGCCAGCTTTAAGAGCAGAGAGCTCATCTTTTTCTGCTGGGACATTATCTCCTGACCAGGGTGGAGATGGAGCCGGGGCTACCGATCTCTGTACAGGCTGTGATACAACTTGAGCAGTTCTTAGCTCCAATAAGTTCAGCGATATCTGTACAATCCaccataagaaaaaaacatgtgaGATAACAACAATTTGAGTGGGGGGAAATAGCATCAAATATTTCGAGGAAACAGGAAGATACGAACCCAGAGAACATGACTGGTCTCAGTAGCATTTGTGGATGGATTAAGGGGTATCGTCAATTCGAGCTCTTTTTGTTCAGCCACAGAAACATATTCAGACAGATTAAGCGATGCTGATCCAACAACCTGAACTTTGTTTTTCGACCCTCGATTTAAGCCCTGAGTAGGGAGGGAAAGAAAACGAAGGTTCAGGTTCACGTTCAAGTTCAAGTTCAAGTTCACTATCGACCATTACTGATAATTACTCACAGTAAAGACAGAGAATGGGAATTCATCAAGTTCATCCATATAAATCTCATGTCAAGGACAAAACCAAACAACAATAGCAAAGAAACATTGTCATCCATAAGATCCTAGCAAATCTACTAGAAACCCACTATTTGCCTCGTTTTCAGCATAAAACATTCAAAAGAgtacaaagaaacaaaatccaGAAACTCACAAAATCACAAGTTACAAAGGTCAACTCCCTTGATGAATTCAACTACCCTTTAGAAAGAACCATATCTTAGTTTCAGACTCTCAGCTAAAGCCTCTTCAAAGGCCAtagaaaatattagaattCTACATAAAAGAACTGAGAGCTCGCAAACTATCTGAAATGGCGAAAGATCACCCATTATTGCTTCCATTCAGTACAAATCTTAAGGAAGAAAATACccaaaaagtgaaaattataatcgcaagaaaaggaaaaaccagTCTGATAGGAAAAGCTAAAAGATGAATAGCCAAAATCCAGAAAAACCCAATGCCGTGAACCACAAAAAGTAGGCAAAGATTGAATCGAGgacaacaaacaacaaaaagaccCAAACTCAAACTCAAACTCACATTGAAGGCAGAGAAAACGATCTCCCATGGATGAAACACATTCTCCTTGTAAGCAGAGAAAGTACAAACGCTCTGAAACTCTTCATCCCACTGAGCGACACCGTTCTGATCCAACCCATCGGCCTCCTTGGTGTAATTTCTCTTCACCGCCGTTCTCCTCAATGGACTCAAAGCCATTTTGGGGCCCTTCCATTTGACCTCGACCGTCAATTTATCAACCCCCTCCTTTCCATCTCGCGGCGGATCAAGCCCTTCGAGTCTCTTCACCGCAAGCCTCACCTCATACTTCCTCGAAACAAGCGGCGGCCATGGCCGCCACTTCATCATCTTCACTACCATCAGTTAAtgcaagagaagaaaagatcCTGATCCTATTGAACCCCcaacagaaaaacaacaaaaagggGCACCGAGAATTAGGGGGAAATTCAGCCCCAGAATCTTCCAAGAAACAATTAACGAAACCCCTGATCAAACAACGCAAATCcggggaaaaagaaattgtgggTTCGTGATTAtaagaagaaagggaaaagaaattgagagaaagagagtcgAACACTAAGCCGTTGGGTTTGGCTTTGAGATGTAATTagagagacagagacaaaGGTAGGGAAGACGGGCAGTGGAAGTCATTTTATGGGGAAAGAGATAGAAGGACAGagagatttattattattattatttcttttttcctacaaattcataaattttgtttttttttttttctttttcccttttaattCATGTGAGgggaaaataaataaccatTTTGACCAATCTTAaccttaaataattttttaatacataatttctatttttaatataatttgtatcgaaaacttaaaatatcctaataaatttaataatattttacaagtaaaaatataatataatgcttaaaataatttttttaaacttaaattttaatattacaatcTAATATTCTACgcctaaataattatttaataagctAATCCAGTAGTCTACCATAGTATTAGGAGTTGGTGGGATCGagaatataattattgttctGGATCAGTTTATctaatagagaaaaatatgtCTCCACTTCTCTGTTATTCCTAGAATTCCTCGCTGACCAAAATAGTATTACAATTCTTCATtctaaaaatagtaattatttatcaataacaaaaaaaaaatgtcaaagatTTATTGGTCTAAGATTCTTAAGCTGATCGCTCTTTAGaatattacaatttattgttctttagAATATTACCGTTCAAATTACgagtgaaaataaagaaatcgCTAATAGCTCAAAATCGTCAACCACTAGTTTTGTACACTCGTCGACCAACCCACATTGGTAAAGTAatattctaaaagaaaaaggtttattatttctaaaagaatttacattttaaaaaacaataaaacttaTTAATTGAAACCCTCGATTACCGGTTTGACTGGTTTCCGGTTAGATTGGTATATTTTGAAGGACTTGTTTGGGATAAGAGAGTATATTTCTCAATCAACAGTCATGGGTAGTTGACTTctaccattttaatttatttaagaaattataattttaaggaaattcaaaaaatttgaaaaaaaaaaaaaaaaaaaccttaatgtcattgttagacgaacacgactcttcactgatattgtccactttgagcataagctctcatggctttgctttgagttttcccAAGAAGCCTCTCACCAATGAAGTCAGTATTCTTCACtcataaatccatgatcatttcctaaattagccgatgtgagactttcatcatccaacctaatacataaattatttattttattttataattttttaaaattggtttTGTGTGTTCCAATGTCAAATGAATTTAGGTGGGTGTATTGTGCTTCATCTTGGCTTTGCTTTCTGAGTCAGCAAtaggtaataaataaataaatatatatatatatatatatatatatatatatttggctattattaataataatatttttttggtttcttcttaTTGGGTAAGTGAGGGAATTTCCCAAAGCTTAGTGGGGCATATGTGCAAATATTTGGACTGCACACGTGCAGGTCATAGGATGGCACGTGGGTATTGTTTTCAAAAGGAATGGTTTGGAATCTAAGAAGATTTTTCAAGACTGTTTTGCCCCTTCCTTCCCATGTGAGACAACCCTTTGCCCAATTGGCCAATCGGGATTTTACAGGTtggcattttcttttttagatttttttttctttttgagtgCCTTCAAAGTCGGGCAAGTTATCATCTTTTATTAAGCCCAAACAACCATGCTCGATACACTTCCATGATTATAACCGttaattatcatttcaaaagTCGACAGTtcaatctttcatttttataattttctaattaaaaaataataataaaagcttgaaatcataaataataaatatattttaatagaaggatttaatttttttttttcttttttaataacaaataaaaaaaaaaatacatattagtAAAGTGCATGCGTCACACTAGCAAAATGGACGGtcaaacaataaaattgaCCAATTTcgttatatatttattatataaaaaattatcccTAAATTTGTAGGGTCCacttttttttggataaaattAAACACATACCGTTGGATTAACCGACCAAATCAGTTTAAACTAATCCGACCAACCACGTTCTTAATagttatattttgaaatttcagtCAGTAAATAgatatattgaattttttcaatataaaataaaaaaactaacacTAAGTAGATTGAAATATTATTCTACTCCTaaatttgagtttattttttatttttttaattttttatttaaatcattaaacccgaatattaattttatctctaaattttaaataaaagtttataaaggCTAGAATGCATTATACGTGCATCATACTGTTCATACCTAAATAACCACTTATAGAATAGGAAATAAATGTGGGgttttaatgaaagtttgacaTACTAGAGTAACACGTGGTATACACATTTTAGCGCTATTAAAACATTAATGTATAGATCATAAACCAAATATctcaatataaaaataatttaaatcattactaaattatagttgtACTAACTTTAATGacattcatataaaataaaaaataaaaaaaaaatgctattttaatttaaaaagtcaaaCTTTTAGTTAATGGAAATAAAACCTAACCAAATGCTTATAAGACCTGAGGTGTGAGGAGAGGATATTATTAGGATTTGTTAGGTTGCATAATTTATgccaattaaattaattttataataataataataataatattattattatattattattattaaatattttaaattattttcttaaattatccACCGCCCTTTTCAAGTTGGAACTCCATCTCAGCGACCGGTcggttcaatttattttcctaatttCAGTGATGTCATTCCCACTTACCAAAttacattataaatttattatttaaaaatcctttttttttagtattttattatttatttagaatataatatcaatttgaatattatttaaattatttaaattatataatttttaattttttatgtttaattctTGTCCTAAACATGAAAGTGGCGTGATTTCTAGTGGCGAACCGTGAGGGGGAAAAGAGACGTGGGAGGTGGGCCCCACAGAACCGAGAAAAGGCACTCTGGACAAAGCTGGCCACGAGTTTTACAAAGTGGACGGCGGGGTCCACATGTGACATGCCAGACCAATCCTCAGCTTCCACGTTTTAGGTTCCTAAATAGTCCTGATTGGATTAGCCTAACAGTTGTTGCCACATCGGATTATTGGAGTTGACTCATTCCTTACTCTTCCAACTCACCACCACACACTTGAAAGTCCGACCCTGATAATTACGTGTTTCATTTATccgttataaattataatctttTAATAATGGTTGGTTTTTCTAATACccatacaaaataaataaataaataaataaataaataaaatattatgttatttcCTTGAAAAAAAAGGCTTTTATTATATTGCTTGACACGATCGTTCAGGGTTgatactatatttaaaaatatgtcatatgatatatttgatgcattttatatttaaatattttcggaataattataaataaaataaattttaatagtttttaggtgttttgaaaaatgggtaatttaagaaaataaaataaatgaagaagataTTTTGTGGAAATGTTAGGGGGGAGACAAGACAAGCTTAGGGGAGCAAAGGCAATTGCCAGCTAAATGCCTATAAATTTGGAATCCAAGTAATAAGGCCACCATTATATTGGTTGTGTGATGTGGGGGTGTGTGTGTGACAAACAAACTTTATTGCTTcacttttgaatatttgaatattttgtgGTTCCTCAAATGGGTTTACACAATAACCTAAATAATTAGTGTTGCCTTTTAAATTGGGGTCAAAAGTTTCCTTTTTGTCACACCCCATTACCCCATTCAAAACACCATAATCATAATTCCGAATCTAGATTATTCGATGGTTTTGATATTCTTGGACACCTGATGGTCCTGACATTCTCCCGTATCTACTGTGATATGGTCAGGTTACCTACTCCTTAAATCCAAGATTTGGATCATAATTCAAAATCGAATTATTTGGTACCTCATGGCCCTGACATTCTCCTGTATCCCCTACGATGTGATCAAATTACCTACTCCTCACTTCTCAAAAGTGAAGACTATTCTTACCGACCAAACTAAGAGATCACCCACCATAGAATTACTTCaagtaaaacacgtttaattATGAAGTTTCTATGAATGAGCCACTAACAATGAATGTGCACCTTGTTGAtataggtattttttttttaacttttcttagTTATCTTATCTTCaggatcgctctcattcggaTGTTTTCTCAACTTATTTATGTACTTCCCATTTACTCGAATGTCACATTTCAAATGTGATGTCAGAGGCTTTTAGTCCGGTCTAGAGTTCAAACTTCCAAGCCATATTTGTGAaggaaacaataataatttattttatttttaaaattattacaatattCTACACACTTTCAAATAGAGAAATTGGGCCCATAAACCAAACCTCATAAATGGGCCTTCTTGGTGCGCCTTTGTGGAGGGTAAAGGCCCAATAAAAAGCCTTGTCGTTAATATAAATGGCTTGAGTTTGTTTTCTCATGAATTCAATATAGATATTTCTTCTATGGGTCAAATTCAAAGAAATCCCTAAGccctaaattaaattaaaaaaatgaattttcaaatgaaaatttagtaaatgttacaatttaaatttaatgattaCTGGAACAACCCGCTTAATAGTTTTTCAAAATCGGAGTTGGAGGGTCgatgtaagatcccacatggattcgagaggaaaacaaaacattatacTGTCCAAACATATAACTTATCAGCTAATTGAGAGGAAATCTCCTCTCTTGTCCCCCTAAATCTTATCCGATTTGGACAATAAATTTAcctttattttgaattttcgaAAATAGGGATATAAATACACACAAACCAACCAAACTGACAGGTGTATTTGCAAGTTCGTTTGGATTTGTCAGAATTCTTAAGCTCCAAGCTCTGTGAACGACGATTATCCATAAGTTTGTTGGAATTAAATTGGAAGGGACAGTTGAATACAGTTGATTGTTCAGAATTGATTTCTGCGTAAGGACAAAGGCAACGACGTGACCATCATTCGGTTCCATCGAATCTTACGAACCCAGTGCTCCGCGCCAAGTCACcccttcctttttccttcGCCAAATTAGTTTTCTTCAGCACCCATCTCCTTGATTTCCTCCAAACCTCTTACCCTTCATCAAtttactctgtttttcttcaacCCCACCTCGAAAATGGCTGTTTTCAGCCATTTTTTCTAGTTGTTACCATGGGAGATGGGTTAACTTAACGTATTCAAACAACCCTTCTTCGGTTTCATacgtttcttcttcttcttcttcttctctttctctctcgatCTGTACCCTTTTTTTCACTTAGTTTTTTGGATTCGATTACTTCTTGAAACCTGTGGCGGTGGAGGGAGTTGGTCCCAAGGGCAAAACGAACGCCTGCCGCTGACCCTGTTTCTGGATTTGCTCGTATCAGCTGTCTTTGTCTCCTCACCGATGTGATTTGTATGGAATCTTATTGAGATCTGCGTTATCTGTCGGGGAATTTTATCAGGTATCATTCTGGACGAGTTGAGATGTTTATATATGATGACTGATTGCTCTTCAAATAGCTTCAATAGTGCAGAATTTGGACTGTTTTTACTATAGTTTCATCTGGGTACTTCCCCTTTTTCTTGCATTTCTGAGTTCTGTCTTTTGGTTTAGCTGGCAACCAATAATTTGGATGATTATCAGTTCATATCACCTGCTTACTGTTCTTTATTTTCGATGCATTACCCAAACCCTGAAGCTTTTGTAGATCTTTGAAATTAGCTTTTATTTGAACCATGATTTTTGTGTTGAATACGTGCATATGGATTTCTTTTGATCTTTTGTGAGTTATATTCATTGTTTTATTGGTTGGTATGAATGTCTTTTGATCTTAAGTAGCATGAGCGATTCTTTCAATGGACTCTTATTTGTTAATATGTGTAAAGTATTTAGAGAGTTCTTTTGAGTTTAAGAAACACTTAATAAGCTAGATTCCTATGAGCTTGGTTGCTAGCATTTTGGAACTTTGCAAGATCTCGGTTACGATTTCTTTGGTAATTTGCATGTAATCGTCCTCTTCGCACGGACCCGATTgttatttgaagttttttatATGTTCTTAAATGTACTTCTTTTGCACTATCTGATGTCAACAAGGCATGCCATAAGTTCAAATGCTTTGTTTAAAGTATTTACAATCAATCAAGTTTGAATATGGTATTAAGGCTTCAATAAACATGTGGTTAGATGCCTACTGATTGTGCATTTTCCctgttttgtttcaatttcttgagaaaaggaaaaaaaattcaaatgcaatatggagaaaaggaaaagaatcaCACAGTACAGGGAGAGGCTAGACAAAACACTCGCATCTACCGACCTGACAGCCCAGGAGTCTATCAAGTCCCTTGTGTCTAATCAACTTCGTCGTTTGGATTCGAAACATGGAACTGAAGGTTGGTGATGGACTGATGGGTCAGGATGTTTTGGACAATCTTGAGCTTCTGTATGTCTTTGTCGTGTTGGTTTAGCCATCCATTTCTGGAGGTTCTAATCTTTCTTTTGTATGTTGAAGGATGTAACGAAAATGTAGTAGCGAGAAGAACCGCTGAAGTATCGAATTTTCTTGACATGTTGAGGAGTGCTTCCAGTAATGGTAGCAGCAGAGCTTCTGAGACGGTGCATTCTGAATGGAAAGTATGCTATGCTCATATTTCATCTTCATTGTTTCTGTTGTTTTTGATATTCTGGGGGATAGCTTGTATGTTTCCATGCAATATGCAACGTTTTGAAGCTTTGACAAGCTGTATCGTTGTTGCTGCAACTTGTTCGTACTCCTATATTTCAggaaatgttaaatttttcgGTTCATAGCAGTTGGATTCTATGATTACTTAAAATCTTCAATATTCCAGACAAAGCACGATGATGAAGAGTTTCGGGTTATGTATCGTGAAGGACCAAAGGGCGCTCCGTATCATACATTGCTTGTTGAAGGCTTTGTAGATGGGCCTGTTGATGTTTGTAAGTGTCACTGACAAACACTTGACTTTATCCTAAAAATTTTAAGCTAAATCACATTTAACCTCAATGTGATTGATGTTCATGGACACAACTCCAACCAATTTGTCTGCAGGTTTGTGCACTTCCTGGGAGTCTGAATTGTATAAGAGATGGTGAGCATAATCCTTTATCTCTTATGGTTTCTTGGTCAGCCATAGCTGAACCGCTAAGCAATGTGACGTTTGTACGAGTCTTAGTCACTTGTTTCCTGTTTCGAATTCTCTCCATCAGGTGGCCTCAATTTAATCTGCCATCTTTCAAAATTCTCACCAGCAAATGTCTCGAGAAAGTACGGATCAGTGAACAGATCGCGTTAGTAAGGTTTGTCTAGCTATACTGTCAGCActtacacacacacacacactcaTGGATATCAACCTTCTTCATTCTATTTTGAAATACTGAACtattaatgtttttgaaaGCAAGGGTGAAGGTTTCATGGCCGCTGTCGACCAGGGAGATCATTGTGCACTACTTTTTGTTCGAGTACTTTCAGGATGATCTTGTCGTTGTTCTTCTGAACTCGGTAATTATTTCAACAAGATTATGCACTTCTAGACCTTCTAAACCGAGGAAATTGTTGTGCACTACTTTGGCCTAAATTCTAGATTGAAATCTGAATACAAAGATCTTTGTTCATTTCAGATATCTGATCTGGACAGTATTGATATAACTACTCATGGATTCACCAGGCATGCTATCCCGGACCCAGAAGACGTAATAAGGATTGATGTCGTGGGAGGCTTCGCTATACAGAAGGTGTCAGATACTCGGAGCTACTTCCGGTGAGaagtttctttctctcttctatCTTTGACATTAATTTACTAAGCCTAGCCATCTCCGGATAGAGTTTGTAATGCATGCTAAAGAACTTGAGTATTAAAATTGTCATCCATCTGCTATAATGCACCACTATGGAGCTTGGAAAGGAGCCTATCTCGAAAATTTATTGTCCTGGAAGAGATCCTTTTTTGCTACCTTGTCCATATCATATGGAACTTGAACACTGAAAAATCTTGCAGGACAATAGCAAACATGGATATGAAGCTGGATTTTGTCCCTCCATCGCTCATAAACTTTGTCTCAAGGCAACTCATTGGCAGTGGTTTCCGACTCTATCAAAAGGTTATACATTTTTCGAACTCAATATAAACAGGAACTAATCATCAAAAGCATAATATTTGTCGCTCTGTTTTTATAGATCTCGTTTTCAAATTACcaatatgagatcccacattggttggagaggagaacaaagaaTTCTTTACAAGgctgtgaaaacctttccttagtatacggggaagcccaaaaaggacaatatctattagtggtgtgcttggactgttataaatggtatcagagccagacattgggtggtgtgctagGGAGGACCCTGGgccccaagagggtggattgtgagatctcacattggtaggagaagggaacaaaacattccttataagtgtgtggaaacaagagaaagcccaaagaggacaatatctactagcggtggacttggactgttacaaatggtatcagagtcagatatcgggcggtgtgccagcaaggacgctagcccccaagagggtggattgtaagatcctacattggttggagaggggaacgaagcattccttatatgggcgtagaaacctctctctagcagacacgttttaaaaccttgaggggaagcccagaagggaaagcccaaagagcacaatatctactagcggtgagtttggaccattacaaatgatatcagagccagacatcaggcggtgtgccagcgaggacgccggcccccgaagagggtggattgtgagatcccacattggttggaggggGACGACgaaacactccttataagggcgtggaaacctctccctagccttgaggggaaacccagaAGTAAAAGCCCaacgaggacaatatctacccgGGGTGGTGAACTTGGATTATTACTATTTGGTTTGACCAAGCATACTCAAATAATTCATTTGTAAGAGGTTTGGGAACTTGTAGAATaaccttcaaattttacctGAGATGCAAGTATTCCACTCTTATGTTCCACCGTCGTCTTAACATTCCAATTGTCAACAACATTGCAGGTAGTGGCTTCTATGTTCAAATCTGATGAAGATTTTAAGAATGCCTTGAAAGACCCACTGTACACTCGTATAAATGAAGCTCTCTACGGGAGGAATCAACAAGATAAGgtgttggaagaaaatgagcTCAGTTTTCAAATCGATCAAACTGGAATGCATCATTTTCAAGAGGTGCATCTGGAAAACTCGACCGAAGAGTCGCAGGAGAACTCGATGGAAGATGAGAAGGATCATGTCATATACGATGCAAACGAGCCCACAAAAACTGCCATGGAAATTAACGAGATTGAGGAGGAAGAGTACATAGAAATTAGGCACGATGAAGACGAAGATCGAGATAAAGATGCCATTTTAGGAAGAAGTATTGCCGAAAAATGTAACTTGGAGGATCAAAGAATCACTAAAATCAGTCCAGAGGTGGAAAAGGCTCTGAAAACTTTAGACGACGCCATTTATATGATGAGGAAACGTAGATCCAATACTGAAACAAAGGCTGCTTCATGCTTGAGTGATGAAAAGCCTCCGGATATAGAGAAGGATACTGGAAAGAACTCGAGTACTTCGGAAGACAGCAACGTTCATCCGAAAGTCGAGCTTTCTGCTAGTTTGTCAAAGAACAAAACCACTGAGAGAGCTTCAAATGAACCAGCTCGAACTAGTTCTAACCATAGTTCCAGGTAATAGTTTTGACTAAATCACTCCATTTTCTATGACGTGATCATAATGAATGCTTTCAAATGATATCTGAATCAGATGGTTTCTTGACATTATTGAGTATGTTTCTGAAGCATCATGTTCATTCTCTGTTATATATATGGATCATACCATCTTAGTTAAACTAATTCTATGGGGGTATTATATAGCTGTTGTTATTGTTTAGCCATGACGAACTTTGTAGGCCGTAACTCTCCTTCGAGCTGCCTTCCTTGTGAAAATCCACTGGGTCGACCCGAAAGGCTGAATTCCATGGTCGAGGTTATatcagcccaagtccaccactagtatatattgtcctctttgggctctttgggctttccctttcgagcttctcctcaaggttattagggggaggttttcacaccaatgctttgttctcccccagagaggagaacgaaataccctttataggggtgtggaaacatccccctaaaagacgcgttttaaaaaccttgaggagaaactcgaaggggaaagcccaaagaagacaatatctgctagcggtgagtttggactgttacagaTAAAGACCGTTTGAACGGTTGCCAAAGCAATATCATGTGATCCAAGAAAAAAACGTGAAGTCTAGACTTAAGCTATTACGATATTGAATATATCtgataagtttttttttgtgtcaAATTCAATCGGTTGTTCTATGAGATTAGCTGAGTACGTACATTGATTTAGACAAAGAAAAGTGATCCATTTTAACTGAGAATTGTATTGCAGGCGTTTAGGATCATCAAGTTCTTTGTCCAAGGATGTCAACCACAACAAAATAGTTCCAGCATCTCCGGAACAGAAAATTTTACCCCTTGCACCTGCTGAAGTTAACCACACAGTGTCGAGTTTCATCAAACACGGACCGACCAGAAACCCGAATTCGAATCAAAGTTCAGATTATCATGTTAAGCAACCGACCGGTGAGCGTAATGGCGTCGACAAAATC is part of the Cucurbita pepo subsp. pepo cultivar mu-cu-16 chromosome LG03, ASM280686v2, whole genome shotgun sequence genome and encodes:
- the LOC111791682 gene encoding uncharacterized protein LOC111791682, producing MEKRKRITQYRERLDKTLASTDLTAQESIKSLVSNQLRRLDSKHGTEGCNENVVARRTAEVSNFLDMLRSASSNGSSRASETVHSEWKTKHDDEEFRVMYREGPKGAPYHTLLVEGFVDGPVDVCLCTSWESELYKRWWPQFNLPSFKILTSKCLEKVRISEQIALVRVKVSWPLSTREIIVHYFLFEYFQDDLVVVLLNSISDLDSIDITTHGFTRHAIPDPEDVIRIDVVGGFAIQKVSDTRSYFRTIANMDMKLDFVPPSLINFVSRQLIGSGFRLYQKVVASMFKSDEDFKNALKDPLYTRINEALYGRNQQDKVLEENELSFQIDQTGMHHFQEVHLENSTEESQENSMEDEKDHVIYDANEPTKTAMEINEIEEEEYIEIRHDEDEDRDKDAILGRSIAEKCNLEDQRITKISPEVEKALKTLDDAIYMMRKRRSNTETKAASCLSDEKPPDIEKDTGKNSSTSEDSNVHPKVELSASLSKNKTTERASNEPARTSSNHSSRRLGSSSSLSKDVNHNKIVPASPEQKILPLAPAEVNHTVSSFIKHGPTRNPNSNQSSDYHVKQPTGERNGVDKISENTVERYVRNRKTRYWCFPGSPVGLKKGRS